TACTGCATTTCTTTGCCGCTGCTTCTCTTAGAAGCCAGGTCAGGCAAGCCAACACTTCCAGATCTGCACGAAGCTCAAGCTTTCTGAGTAAGAACCGATTAACAGGCACCCGTTCCACATAGCTATTTATGCCTATCGGCTTTCTCTTAAACAGAACGACTTGCAGTTCTGCGGACAATAATTGCAGGAACGCCTCCCCTTCCATAACTTCTTTATTTTCGAAATCCAGCACATCCCAGAGCGGATGATTAAAAATACGCATCGAGCCTGGCGCATTCTTTTCCACTTTTGCCAAGGTAGTCTGCCTTAGCCGGCCGCCATCACGATAACGACCCCATTTGTTGGAGCTGTGTTTTTTACGACCGTCTTCATTCCATGTGACTGCATCTGGCTCAAGGCATCTCTCCATCTGAGATGGTCCAGACAGTGAAAAACGTTGCTTCAGCGATTCATACCAGTAGCGTGTGCGTAGGCTTTCCAACGATTCCTGGCAGCACGCGTAATCGGCTGCAAAATAATTTCCGCGCAAAAATGACTCAAAATCCGCGCAAATTAAGTTAATTCTCTCAATATCAGTCACTTATGCCTCTCCAAAATCCTTACAGGAAGTAGCAGTGAGCTCCAACACTACTCTCGATAAATTGGGGAGTCACCTCTAACTTAGTGTGCAACTAGACGACACGATGAGCATCATGCCCAAACAGAACGATCTTCTCGCCCTATCAACAGATCTGGAGCGCCAGTTAACCGCCCGTTACGGGACGATGCTAGGCAGTGGGGATTTGTGGCGAGAAATTGGTTATCGCTCACCGAATGCATTCCGCCAAGCATTGCTCAGGGGAACTCTGGATCTGCCTGTGTTTGCCGTAGAGGGCCGTCGTGGCCGATTTGCATTAGTCAGGGATGTGGCTGCCTGGATCGCTAGGAAAAGCCTGAACGTGCCGGGAATTGAGCGCACTGAGAGCCAATCAGAGTGAGAAAGCACTCATGACCACAGTAACCGAGGAGGAATAAATATGAGTCGTACCTAATAACCGTTTTGCAAGCAGGTACTGGAGATGCAAAAAGCCCCGGGGTTCGGAGCCCGGGGCTTCTGCGGAAATGTCAGTTGTGGCAACCCCTGACCTCTGCATTCTGTATTTCTCGCCAGTTGGCGTCAAGCCGACTGCCTGCCTTTTCATTTCAACGATGCAAGCGATCATGACAGGCGAGGTCTCTCTTCGCCCGTTGGGTTGGCCATGCTTTGTTTGGCATATTGAATTAGTGGGGCACAGGATTTCATGAAGTACACAATCAAAACTTTCATTACTAGCAGCGGCGAACGTTTATCTCAGCTCTATAAGACTGAAGAACCCGACCTCCCCCTGTTCTACCCAACCGCCTACATTGCTCGCACGGTCCGACCATCCGCTACGCACGAGACTCAGAAAGTCTACCTCGCAGTAATCAGGCGAGTCTGCGAGTGGGAGTCCAGTAGGAATATCGACCTGGCCTTGTCCTTTCGCAGCCGCAAGTTTCTTACTGCTGCACAGGTTGATGATCTGGCGAACTATCTGCGTGCAAGCAAGCTGGGGGGCAAGGGGGCAGTCATTAGTAGTCCCAAATACAACACCTATGTCACCTATACAGCAGGCTATCTCCGCTGGCTGGCGCAGGAGCTCATCACTGATGCCAACACACCCGAAATTCGGGAAGCACTTGCTGCACAAGACACTATGTTGCTGAGGAAAAAGCGGCGAAAGGCCGGATCAAGTTCCGCACGCGATCAACGTGTCGTTTCGGCGAGGTTATCTACCGACGCTCGCAACCAACTGCTGGACTTGTTCCATCAGCCCTTTGAGGGCCTTCGGAAGCCACAGGATTTTGGACCGAGATTGCGCAATATCGTGATGCTGCGTGTTCTTTACGAAACTGGCATGCGGGCCGGCGAGCTACTCAGCCTGAAACTCAGGAACATCATCGAAGCCGGCGGCGGTGACAGCGCCTATCTGGACATCGAGCGCAACCATCATGACGCGATCGATACCCGCCTGCATCAACCGGTCGCCAAAACGCTGGGACGTAAGGTTCCGATATCGGAACACCTTGAGGAGCAACTGCGGAACTACCGAGACAACTGGCGAGCAGATATTCCAATGGCCGGATTCTCCGATGAGAACTTCATTTTCATCGTCCATCGTGGAGGACGGAGCCAAGGTCGAGCTCTTCCCATAACGGCATTTGGTAGCGGGCTTGCCAACCTCAGGCAATCCTTTTGCGCCCTATCGCAAGTACGCCCTCACCTGCTGCGACACGACTGGAATTATCGCTTCTCGATAATTGCAGATCGAGAAGACATGTCCTTTGAGGACGAGTGCACGCTAAGGGAACAACTGATGGGCTGGGTGCCAGGCTCACCTATGTCAAGACGCTACAACCTACGACATATTGAAGAAAAATCGCAGGAAATCGGCCGAAAAATTGCTACCGATACAGCGAGGATCACGAAATGAATAAAAAGGACTCCTTTCCAAGCAACGCAATATCGCAAGATATTGATCTCAAGCGAACTGAGCGACCCCACCCAAAAGGTGAGAACACTTATTGGGATGGAGATACTCTTGTTTATGTAGGCATTAAACCAATAAGAATGAACAGAGCTCTGTCGCATTTCAGCCCCACCATGAAGGAGTCATTCAAACAGAACACCTCCTCTTTCTTAAAACAAGGAAAATACTCACTCTACAGCCATATTGCGTACTTCGAAAGACTGAGAACACAACTAAACACATACCCAACCACTACTTTTAATGCCAAATGGATAGCTCTGGCGCTGACCAACTCTTCGTTCCTTAGAGTCAAGAGCGGAATCCTGCAATTTTTTCTCTACTGGCACGAGCGTGACAGTGCCGCTATCAGCAAGGACGCCTTACGCTTACTGGATGATAGTGCTTCAACTAAAATGAAGCGGCGCAGTGTACTCTCGGATGACCCGGAGAAAAGTTGGCTCTCCGATGAAGAATACGAGCACTTATTGCGAGCAACCTGGAATAACTATGACTGCGGGGCCTGCTCCACACAAGTGACACTAATTAGACTGATGTCAATGCAATATGCTCGCAGGCCAGTACAGATTGCATATCTTAAGGTCGGCGATGTTCATGAAAATGATGATTCAGATACCCAAGGACTCATCGGGCGCGTCGTAAACTTTCCTGGTGTCAAGGATAGAACCACCGAGCACGACTTTCGTGACAGCAAGTTCGAAACTCACCCCCTAGCCGATCACTTGTGGGATCTATGTACTATCCAACGCAGAGAAGTCAAGGCGCTGTATGAGCACACTTTGGGTCTAGTGCTAACAGACGACCAACTGAAACAAATGCCTCTTTTTTGCAGCAAAACGCAAATCAAGGCAGCACAACAACTCATTAATGAGCATTATCAGATTAATCTCCTTGAAAACTTGGACAGCAGACTATTTCATATCAAAAGAACCCGTATTACTCGGATTCTCACATGGAGTGAGAACACTCCGAATTGCAATTTTATTGCGGACAAGCCTCTAGGGTGGTTACGAACGAAGCCACCAATTACCCACCGTACCGGCCGGACAATGATTGTCAACGCGACACGGATGCGCCATACCCGGATACGCCAGTTAGCCCGACAGGGCGTGCCCAAGCACATGCTATCTCACTGGCTCGGCCATACATCTGAGAGGTCGCTGGAGTCCTATTACAACGATCCCCCCGAGATTGCGCGCCAACTCGACGATGCAATGGCTCCAGCATTGCTACCACTGGCCATGGCTTTTGCCGGAACGCTGATTGATTCAGAGGATCAAGCCAGTAGGGCCAACGATCCGAACAGCAAGCTAGAGTTCGCTAGGGGCAGTGAACTCAGGAGTGTCGGTCGCTGTGGTAAGCATAGTTTTTGCGCCATAACCTCAGTACCTATTCCCTGCTATCGCTGCAAGCATTTCGAACCACTGGTCGATGCACCACATCAGGAGGTACTGGAAGCACTGGTGCAGCGTCAGGCCGCGGAGAAACAGCCGCTCAAGATTGGCGGCCAACGAAACCTGCTGATGCCTATTGATCTCTCGGCTGACATTCGCGCCGTCGAAAATTGCATTGCTCGCTGCAACGCCCGCAAAGCTGAACGGGAATGACCTCATGAGCCATGTTATCCAGTTCACTCCTAAGCGTGAGTTGTCTTCCCAGCAAAACCTCAACGACTTCATTGTTCTTGCCCGAGACAACCTGACTCTATGGTCTGATCTTGAGGGTTTTTCCTGGGACGCGGCCAAATGGGTTACGACGCACAAAAACATTCGATTTACCAACTTTGAGCACGTCGTTGTGGCCTCGAGGACGGCCCCCAATACTAATCAACTCATGCACCCTGCCTTTGCCGAGTCTGCCAAGGCCTACCTGCGCTACCAGCACACGCTGCGCCCAAACAAGAGAATCGCAAGGGAAATGACCGCGCTACGGGCGATGGAGTTTGCCTTGCGCCAAGATATGGCAGTGCCGGATATCACCAAATTCGAACATCGGCACTGGTGTACGGCCGTCAGCGCCATGGAGCCTGCCACTTCCCGCCAATTAGTTTGCGAAGTAATGCTGGGCATACTGAAAAGGCTAGCGGACCTTGGCATCCTCACCGTCGATCCTTGGTTCTGGCGACATCCCTACGTGGGCCGACATGGCTACGACGCTACAAATGGTGCCGGGGCACCGGCTGAAGTCAAGGCAAAGAAAGCCCCTGACCAAGACGCGCTAC
The genomic region above belongs to Pseudomonas benzenivorans and contains:
- a CDS encoding site-specific integrase, producing the protein MNKKDSFPSNAISQDIDLKRTERPHPKGENTYWDGDTLVYVGIKPIRMNRALSHFSPTMKESFKQNTSSFLKQGKYSLYSHIAYFERLRTQLNTYPTTTFNAKWIALALTNSSFLRVKSGILQFFLYWHERDSAAISKDALRLLDDSASTKMKRRSVLSDDPEKSWLSDEEYEHLLRATWNNYDCGACSTQVTLIRLMSMQYARRPVQIAYLKVGDVHENDDSDTQGLIGRVVNFPGVKDRTTEHDFRDSKFETHPLADHLWDLCTIQRREVKALYEHTLGLVLTDDQLKQMPLFCSKTQIKAAQQLINEHYQINLLENLDSRLFHIKRTRITRILTWSENTPNCNFIADKPLGWLRTKPPITHRTGRTMIVNATRMRHTRIRQLARQGVPKHMLSHWLGHTSERSLESYYNDPPEIARQLDDAMAPALLPLAMAFAGTLIDSEDQASRANDPNSKLEFARGSELRSVGRCGKHSFCAITSVPIPCYRCKHFEPLVDAPHQEVLEALVQRQAAEKQPLKIGGQRNLLMPIDLSADIRAVENCIARCNARKAERE
- a CDS encoding pyocin activator PrtN family protein; the encoded protein is MPKQNDLLALSTDLERQLTARYGTMLGSGDLWREIGYRSPNAFRQALLRGTLDLPVFAVEGRRGRFALVRDVAAWIARKSLNVPGIERTESQSE
- a CDS encoding site-specific integrase, with translation MKYTIKTFITSSGERLSQLYKTEEPDLPLFYPTAYIARTVRPSATHETQKVYLAVIRRVCEWESSRNIDLALSFRSRKFLTAAQVDDLANYLRASKLGGKGAVISSPKYNTYVTYTAGYLRWLAQELITDANTPEIREALAAQDTMLLRKKRRKAGSSSARDQRVVSARLSTDARNQLLDLFHQPFEGLRKPQDFGPRLRNIVMLRVLYETGMRAGELLSLKLRNIIEAGGGDSAYLDIERNHHDAIDTRLHQPVAKTLGRKVPISEHLEEQLRNYRDNWRADIPMAGFSDENFIFIVHRGGRSQGRALPITAFGSGLANLRQSFCALSQVRPHLLRHDWNYRFSIIADREDMSFEDECTLREQLMGWVPGSPMSRRYNLRHIEEKSQEIGRKIATDTARITK